In the Streptomyces sp. NBC_00193 genome, GCTCACCTCACCTCCCAGCTCACCCAGAGGTTCCGCAATGTCCGCTGACACCGAAACGGCGCGCCCCGCCGCGGCGGCCCCCGCCCGCCGCACCGGCTCGCCGTGGGTCCTGATGTACCACTCCGTCGCCGAGTTCACCGATCCCGCCGAGGACCCGTACGGCATCACCGTCACCCCGTACGTGCTGGAGGCCCAGCTGCTGTGGCTGCGCTCCCGGGGACTGCGCGGGGTCTCCGTCGGTGAACTGCTGCGCGCCCGCGCCGCCGGACGCGGCGCCGGGCTGGTCGGGCTGACCTTCGACGACGGCTACACCGACTTCCTGACCCGCGCACTGCCGCTGCTGCGCCGCTACGACTGCACCGCCACCCTCTTCGTACTGCCAGGGCGGCTCGGCGTGGACAACGTCTGGGACCCGCTGGGCCCCCGCAAGCCCCTCCTCACCGCCGAGGGCATCCGCGAAGTCGCCGCCGCCGGACAGGAGATCGGCTCGCACGGGCTGCTCCACCAGGACCTCACCGCGGCCCCCGACGACGTACTGCAGCAGGAGCTGCGCGGCAGCCGCGAGCTGATCCGGGAGCTGACCGGGACGCTGCCCGCCGGATTCTGCTACCCCTACGGGCACCTCGACGCCCGGGTCGTCGCCGCGACCCGGGACGCCGGGTACGGCTACGCCTGCGCCATCGACCCCGGCCGCCTCGCCGGACCCCACGCGATGCCCCGTACGCACATCAGCCAGGCCGACGGCGGCCCGCGGCTGCGGATCAAGCAGGTGCGCCACCAGGTGCGGGAGCTGCGCAGGGTGGTGCACCTGTGAGCCCCCGGAAGGTGCTGCACGTCATCACGGGACTCGGCGTCGGCGGCGCCGAGCAGCAACTGCGGCTGCTGCTGCGGCACATGCCGATGCGCTGCGACGTCCTGACGCTGACCAACCCCGGCCCGGTCGCGGAGGGGCTGCGCGCGGACGGGGTCCGCGTCGTGCACCTCGGGATGCGCGGCAACCGCGACCTGGGTGCGGTGCCGAAGCTGGCCACGTTCATCCGGCGGGGCCGCTACGACCTGGTCCACACGCACCTGTACCGGGCCTGCGTGTACGGGCGGCTCGCGGCCCGGCTCGCGGGCGTGCGGGTGAGCGTGGCGACCGAACACTCCCTGGGCGCGGCCGAGATGGAGGGCCGGCCGCTCTCGGGCGGGGTACGGGCCCTGTACCTGGCGAGCGAACGGCTCGGCGCGGCCACGGTGGCCGTATCGGACACGGTGGCGGCCCGCCTGGAGGCCTGGGGGGTGCCGGCCGGGCGGGTGCACGTGGTGCCGAACGGGATCGAAGCCGTGCGGTTCCGC is a window encoding:
- a CDS encoding polysaccharide deacetylase family protein, which encodes MSADTETARPAAAAPARRTGSPWVLMYHSVAEFTDPAEDPYGITVTPYVLEAQLLWLRSRGLRGVSVGELLRARAAGRGAGLVGLTFDDGYTDFLTRALPLLRRYDCTATLFVLPGRLGVDNVWDPLGPRKPLLTAEGIREVAAAGQEIGSHGLLHQDLTAAPDDVLQQELRGSRELIRELTGTLPAGFCYPYGHLDARVVAATRDAGYGYACAIDPGRLAGPHAMPRTHISQADGGPRLRIKQVRHQVRELRRVVHL